Sequence from the Methanobrevibacter arboriphilus genome:
AACTCTAGAAGAAGCATCAAAAGATATAGAAAAAGATATTTCTATAATGCATGATGTAGAATGTCCAGTGTGTCATGGAAGCAAATCTGAGCCTGGAAGCAATCCTAAAGAATGTCAAACATGTGGTGGAACTGGTCAAGTGAAACAAGTGACTAATACAATATTAGGTCAAATGATGAATGTAAGACCTTGTCCCGAATGTAGAGGAGAAGGAAAAATCATAACAGACCCATGTAAGAACTGTAATGGAAAAGGAAAAGTAAGAGAAAATAATACAATTAGTATAAAAATTCCTGCTGGAGTGGAATCTGGTTCTCGTCTTCGTGTTCCTGGTGAAGGAAATGCTGGAGATTTTAATGGTGGATATGGAGACTTGATTGTTTTAATTAATGTTAAACCACACAAAAAATTTGAAAGAGAAGGGCCTAATCTTTATTATGAACAACAAATCAGTTTTGTTCAAGCTAGTCTTGGAGATTCAATAGATATTCCTACTATTGATGGTGAAGTAGAACTCAAAATACCTCCTGGAACTCAAAGTGGTACTGTATTCCGTTTAAGAGGTCAAGGTATGCCTATAATGAGGAGAAATTCCAAAGGAAATCTTTATGTTACAGCTAGTGTAGTTGTTCCTCAAAAATTAAATGAAAAACAAAAGGAATTACTTAAAGAATTCGCTGAAATAAGTG
This genomic interval carries:
- the dnaJ gene encoding molecular chaperone DnaJ, whose translation is MPEKRDYYDVLGVEKGSDKKEIKKAYRKLAMKYHPDVSEDEEATEKFKEISEAYAVLSDEEKRKTYDQFGHAGMDGFSNEDIFRNVNFEDIFQGFGGGFDMGNIFEMFGFGGGNRRGGPQRGSDIYAEIDITLEEASKDIEKDISIMHDVECPVCHGSKSEPGSNPKECQTCGGTGQVKQVTNTILGQMMNVRPCPECRGEGKIITDPCKNCNGKGKVRENNTISIKIPAGVESGSRLRVPGEGNAGDFNGGYGDLIVLINVKPHKKFEREGPNLYYEQQISFVQASLGDSIDIPTIDGEVELKIPPGTQSGTVFRLRGQGMPIMRRNSKGNLYVTASVVVPQKLNEKQKELLKEFAEISGEEIKTYEKGFFDKVKEAINH